In Falco rusticolus isolate bFalRus1 chromosome 7, bFalRus1.pri, whole genome shotgun sequence, the DNA window AAATCTACATGCGCTTCATACCGACACATTTCAGAAGGCGGCAGCCTCCCTCCGGGAAGTGCCTATGCCGTGTCTGTAAGTGCTCTGTGTCTAGTGTTAGTGCAACTCGGCTGGATCCTGCAATCCACAGCACTGGTgaatgcaaataatttaaaaaataagaacgACTGTGTGAGCATTGACCAGTCTAAATGAAGACTGTCCATTTCCTCTGATAATGAGGAATGCTTGTCAAAGCTTCTCTCCTCATATTACATTCCATTTAGCCTGTCCCCAAATTTCCTTTAAGGCTCACAAATAGGGGCCTGCATGCTATTAACATTAAtgatttctgctggaaaattgAGGTTAGAAGGTGCTGCTAGGCCAGACAGCAATTAATAACTCATGGATAGATTTCTCTCTCAATTTTCTGCCCAACTCATAAATCAGTATCAAAAGAGAGACAGGATTATGCAAATGTGTAAAACTGTATAATGTACATACTGCATTGTTATAACCACGTTAATGTACTATGGTGCAAAGCTTGTAAACTAATACATCCATAGGTTGCTAGCCTTGGAGTACCACACCTTGCATTATATAGATGTACATTTTTTGAAGTTCAAGATTATGTCATTTTCTTAgagcactgatttttcttttcttttttttttaagtcaataataaacataaatacttgcataacatgaaaaaaaccgAATTTGCAAGGTTAAGTTATTAGAGAATGttaaaatttagaaaactttTAGTTTAGACCCAGAAGTTTAGATTAATATTGGATTATTAACTAATATTGGATTAGATGTTTTTTGTTCGTATATTAACAACAAGCTCCCTCTGgttttttgagatttttaaagcaacCACAGACATCTTGCAGCTAAGACAttagtttttaatgaaagtaatTGTGTTAACTATCCCAAGGGATGttaaaaggaaagagcaagacGGAAGGAACAGATTCACTTTTGTTAGAGGCAAGGCCTTTGAACATTGGTCATGTTCAGGGTTATGGGTTTTAATGGCACtgtgcagaagaggaaagaaaacgCGACTGAAGTTCACCAATAGCTATGACACAAAATGTGACTCAGAACCAAGAACAAATGGTAACAAAaacttaaagcaaaacagaaaacaactgcaacaaattaaaatgacaaatgcACTGCCATAATGGCTGATAGGAAACCTGATATGTTTTGGTGAATGGTAATAAAACACGAATGGGTTTTGGCTGGTGAGATTTTCAGTAAATACAGAATGTGCAAACATGTCTGTCACGGGGCTCTTCTGTGTACTGATGGAAGAGttgttttaggttttggttATGGGCTTGGAAGCTTCTCAATTCTTTGGTTGACTGCAACAGTCTACTGAATTAAAGTCTTTGTTGCCGTTAAGAGCCTAATCAAAGGTCCACTTAGCTGAAAGAATGGCTACAGAAAGATGAATTACATGCAGAAcgtgtttctttttgtgtttggcttaaaaactgtgtgtgtctgtctaGAAACTGAGATCATCTCTGAATTGATGCTCATATCcagagaataaaaattcagcacATCCTTACTCAGATCTGGCCCACGTTCTTCAGAAACATGCTGCAGGTAGGCATGGATTTAACACATGGATCTGTCACGgagctgtgctttgttttctgttcaccCACCcacaaaccaaatgaaaaaaccccaaaccattaTGTTCTTGTAAGCAACCATTCATGAGGACTAACAGTCTTACCCAAACTAGACTAGTCTGAAAACAACCACCAAAGGTGCATATAAGTcttgaatgtaattttttttaatgcatccaAAACTCCCACCGATTTTAATGGGAGCTTTGGAGCACTCCAGGAATAAAAGCCTGAGCTTATTATCGGTGTTTCCCATTATAAGCTCTAAGCAGTGCTTTGTACACCAGATAAGTAGGTATGAAAAACATGATTGCACTGTCTGCATATTCACAGGAAAGGGGTGTACAATACAGCCCAACAATCATGGCTGTTACATTTAAGCCTTAGACAATGCTGAGAGACTATCAGGTTTCCATTCAGCTGCAATGTATTCCCTGGTAAGGCCTTACCCTTTGGGACACCTGATAACGGATCAGAATAATCAGAAGTGTTTGGGTCATCTTGAACTACAAATTTCCGAGAGCCAGTCACTTTAGGTTTCCAGGAACCAATCACTTTAGGTGATATAACTGGGATACTTGCCACTGTGGTAATGGAAGCTGAGGAGAACTCCATGTCTGTGGTggcaaacagatttttattaacGTGTTTCATGGCACATCTAAGCTATAGCTGGAGACAGTATTTAATGGGAGTTACATGTCAGAGCAAAATGTGACCCCCTACACTCTGCAGAAGTACAGTGGGCTGATTAAAATCAATTGGTTCAAAAATTttaagtacaaaaaaaccccaacattaaAACATCAACAGCTGCTAGCCAAAAAGCCAGAGAAGTCAAACATGAAAGCAGTGCAAAAGTGAAAGTAAGCAACTGGTGGAGATGAAAAGCACAACTTCTTCTACTTAATAATTGCTATATTCTTCACTGGAGACAACACAGTTGGCTGCCTtttaaacatcttaaaaaaaaaaaaaagttacttggAAGGATACGCACTCGTGACAGGTTATGCCCGAGAAACCAGATCAGCCCCATTAGTGCTATTATGGTATACCAGGAACTGCTGAATGAGCCATTTCTACAGGTGGAGATGAAAGGAATGTTTTTAAGCCCTATTTTGTAATGGTTCCTAAGGAACAAAGTTACATAGATCCTAGCTCCTCTGTAGCACATTTGCTGAACGGAACCATCATAGCCTATGAGAAAAGGCACACGAGGAGGAAACACATCAATTTGGGTTTACAATCCAATGTCTACTTTGCACCACTCAAGCATTTTGTGTTTGCTGTCCCAGTAGGTTTAGGCATGAAAGTTCATGGCTCAAGATCTGACTGAGAAATGTACTTCAAAAGCACACTTGAAAATAAAGTTCAGTTGTACCTGTGTCCTAAAATATCACTTTGAAAATTCAGCTGATAAACACTCATGGCAAGCAAGGCAGCATTTCCACGTAACAcagttttggtttgctttcctAACTGAGTCTCTAACTTACATTATGGGTAAATACATCTGGAAAATATTAGTCTCAAACATTACTTCTTGTCAAGTTACAGAAGTGCAAATATCAGAAACCAACACACAAAATAATATTCTTGTTGCACTCTTACAATACAcacaaatgtattatttttgtatttgtcagTCAGAAATGTGCCCGTGGTTTGGAAGCAGAGACCCAAGTTCCAGGAGCAAAGACTGGAAAATAAGGGCTCAGTCTTGCTCCTGTTGGAATCAACACAGGTCCTGGTTTGGATTCAAGAGAGGAGCGCTGGGTCCCGTCTCCCTGAGCACCAGGGGCTGACGGTGGAAACACTACTAGAAAAATCACTAAAGGAGAAAAGGATGTGAAAGTCCATCTGGCAACAATGCATATAAAGTTTTTTCTAAGCCACATTTGTCTACACACGTCCTCATTCAGCTACACAGTTTgtgatgttaatttttttccattagcatAAActacttaaaacatttcaaaaatatagaaatacacattttagaaaatgtgtatttgtgcAAAAAGCTtgctgggaaagaggaaaagaggaaaggataGGTAAGGAGGAAGATGATGAAATTCTGCCATTCATCTACTAGAGATGACCAATAGGGGCATTCACAAATGcatggctggggaaaaaaagagtaaagcTTAGTGGACTTTCGTGCAGTGAAGATGTCATCTATGTTAATCAGGCTCTTTAATAAAAGATGTCTCAATAAATAATGAGCTGTTAACATGCGGCTACACAGGGTGAAGTGCTGAGTGAGAAGAGTCTGACTATCTTTACCATCAGTGGGAACATGagtaaaagcacaaaaatggaGGATTGCCAACTgtgcaaaaggaaggaaaaaagggctGAAAATGCTGAACTGAAGGAAAGTAAAGGTCATtaattcaaaaaaattaaaaaaaactaaccAGATGTTGGGTCGCCAAATATTTTGTAATCTGGTGTAGCTGTAGTAGGCAAAATTTCTAAAAGAATTAAAGGAACAAGTAATCagtaaaaagtaacaaaaagaaagcaaaagatcTCAAACCTGagtaatggaaaataaaaactaaaatattactggttacaaaaaaataaattcttcaatACTTTGCTGTAGACCCCAAATAGTTGCAAACTGGTGAAGGAAAGACAAAACTCTGCCACCCAGGACCAAAAAGCTCAGCTTTGTGAACATTCGCAGTAACACCAGGTGATGGTTCATCGGGTTACTGAAAAGCTCATCACATATTTAACATCCATAGTGAGGTGTGGCCACAGACTACTGTTGAGACATAAGAAATGAGCAGCCATGACTCAGCCTTACCATGGCAGTCCCCAAGCTGCGCCGTGTTGCCGTATTCAACATCTTGTACGTATCCTCCAGTGCTGTGGTTGTATGAAACAAACAAAGAGAACCTGCAATTAACAGTATTAGTAGGGAGacaaattgtgatttttttttttctggaagcagcAAATGGAAACATATACAAGAGCTGGTGTATGGcccaaaaaaattcttttacaaAATGCACAAGTTAGTTATAACCAGGCTTTAAAACTCTATGTACCTGCTTATGccaggaaatggaaagaaataaaaaaatgttctttttttcagcaacttCATCGTGTCTTCTGCATTGGGCATGCTCTTGGTTTTAGTTACAACTGTCCAATTATACTAGTTAAAGCTTGCAGTGGCCTGCTACAAAGGCCTCTTTTAAGATACAGCTGCTAATGCACTGTATATTACAGACTTgatttttgcaaaatgcctttggtatgcatatatatatcACCCCAGCTCCAGCGTGGAGGCAAAACCTTAACTCTTTTCCCACTGTGAATCCCGTGCCTTCACATTTGCAATTGACTGTGCCCTGGCCGTGAGCACGCCTGGGAGGGGATGCTATGTCCTGTCCTCTCTGAGCTGCTcagctttgcaggcagcaaTTTCTTGCCTTCCTGCTTCCAACTGCTCTTCCTACAGGTCTACTTGTCCTCCCACACATACGTAAAACTCCTGCTAAAAGCGAGTCTTCACCTAGAGACTGCAGAGTTAGGTCAgactttttctgttctcttggACATAGAGCACACCGATAAACCACCTTTAAACCACCTGGAAATATCTTAATTGAGTGCAAGAGGAGAGGAACAGGATACGAGCTCGTGTGGTCTCTAGGGCATACGTAGAGATGCAAGGCCGATTTGGAAAGGGGTACTTACAGCATGCCTGGCGTCACTCTTCCACACACCTCGTGGTCTAACCAGCCACAGTACGGGTCCCGTGAAGCAATACATGCCCTTGCAAgagaaaaaccccaagaaatCATGCATTTTTTACTTCCTTCCCAAGAAATGTTGGTGCCCTTCCTTTAAGGGAGAGTTCAGGAACGGGGCCGTACTTTTTACATGACCCGTGACGCTCACACCGACTCAGAGGAATTCTAATGACGCAGCTGGAGAATGCCACGAACAGAGCATGGTGGTCTCTATCCAGCTGAAGGGAAATGACTCTTCTGTCCTCCTCGCTCTCAGCATTACACCTGTTCATCAAAAATAACAGAAGGCCATAGTTTTAGTAACTGTCGTACTCTGTGCAGTGCTTAcactgcaaacattttattGTCCCTGTAGCTACTGAAAAGAGACTTTTTACATATAGAAATGTAACTTAGTGGTCTTTGCTGAGCGATTTCTAAACAAATCTATGGATTATCAAATGCCAGCTTCTGGCCCCTATTTACAGCTAGGTGAACAGTTTGCTGAACTATGTagggaaaaaatccaaatccattttctttgttctctcaGTCGGCATAAATATCTCAGCAGAACAGGAGTCCTGTATTGGACACCTGTACAGTCTAATTGGAATGCTTCCATTCCTAAATTCTTTGTGCCagaaaaaacaagattaaaatgATTAGATGCAGTTTATACATTATTGGTCACTCTTGAGAAACCCTCAAGATAAGCTCACATCATTCCTTTTTAACAGCAGCGGCTAGTTCTGACGTTTCATATTCGGGAAGAAGCTATCTGTTTGCGGAAGAATTAGACTGCATCACTGATGTCACTGGAATGGAATTAGGTTGTTCACTCAACCCATGCAAAACAGCAAGTGaccaaatattttcaggttaTTCAACCTGAGGAACACCGTGCAATGACAAACAAGTGGTGATGGTGATAATGAGTTGGTTTTCGTTTGCCATAGCTTGTTTTAGCTAGGTACCAAGGACTAGATGAAGAGCTTAGGTGTTATGGTAATACTTACTTTGCATGATTATACGCTTCAATCTCTTCCAGTAATACGCTGtcattcaaagaaaaaggcCTGGTCTTTGCCAAGATTTTGAGTACTACTCCTGCTTCAGAGCCAACAAATATGACTGTGTAGTTCTGGTAGGGCCCAGCAGCATGGTCTACAGCAATTGCCGTTAATCTGTATCTATCAAGACCAAAGGGCATATCATTAACAGtgcattttcttggttttccttttcacGTGTCATTTCTGAATGGTGTCATACCTGACACGTGTTTTGGTAAACCAGGGCTCCTCAATGACCGAGGGAACAGCTGAGTCCATCAAAGGATGAGATTTGATGAAGGAAAGTGTTTCGTCTGGGAAATCAATGGAGGTTTTGTAAGCCTCTGCTAGGCCGTGTTTTGCACAGCAGCCAGGTCTGAAAGGAGAATaacattgttttcctcttggCATTTTAGTTAATGAGAAGGCAGCCTGCTAATGAGCATCCTTATGGCTGAAGCGTAAAGCTCTGCTTTGGTTTTCACCCGACAAGACACTCAAGAGTGCAGCTGATTTAAGGTAGCTCTTTGCAAGGCCAATATTATGGCATTCATGAGCAAGAACCTTTTACCTTGGCTTTGGTACTTTGTCTTCAGGTACAGCTGTCCAAACAGAGTCAGGAgtcttttgttctttaaatcTCCCTTTGAAGACTTTCTCAATGTCATCCATGCTAAAAGCACAGACTGCTGAACCAGGGATGctgtaaaattagaaaaatagtTGTGAAAACTCATGACTACAATGGCACCAATTTCAGTGTAAGAGAGAACCAGAGAACTGCCTTTGATGTAAGGTTGCTCATCTCTCACCTGTTAAGCTGCGTGGTGAACACACCGACAACCATGGGGACTCCATTGATTTCTATTATGTCTGTGATAGACTGCAGAACATCAAAGTAGAAGAATGAATCCCCGGGAACCGAACAGTTGAGCCGAGCTTTCAGAAAGGATGTCCAATGTTTCTCCAGGACTCTTTGGGACCCCCCCATGTCATTTTTGCATATGCGTGCCACACGGGAATACACAGCCTGTggaggaaaatagaaaaagaaaaaaaaaaaaaaaagggggaaagggaaacGGAGAAAGGTTTGAGAGATACAAGGAAAGCAGTGCTTGTTTCTGAGCTGTTAATAAAATACCAAAGATGACTTTGTTAACAGGAAGCTGCCGTTTACGTGCACAGAAAGGATGAAAGCAAATGGTGTTTAGTTCGTCGTGCACAGGCATCTTAATGTATCACCAAGCAAATGCAACAATGCAGCTTGTCCCCgcccttttttcccttcaaaatcaTATTGTTAGTGAGATTTAAAGACTTTAATTAACCATGTGTAAAggatttaataatttattatagaATATCCTTCCATGGTGAGGCACGAGTATTATACTCTGTACTGGCATGACTGAATTATTCAATATCCAGGGACATTAGAGAAACTTCCTTGAAACTcttcttttgtgttgttttcttttgtttctttgataaGCATGAAAAAACCCCTCAGATTTTCCATTACTTGCCACAACTGTTAAGGGAACAGCAACACTACAGCAACAGCAATACTAAAAGATACCAGTAGCAAGCTCGCCTAACAGCAAGGCATAGAGACCAGAAACAATTTTTTGGTTGAAGAATCCACTGTTCTGgttcccttcccacccctccccccataAAATATACTGATGGGAAAATTGTGCGAACTCTGTACCAGTCCACACTTCATATTGTAAACCGTGCTCGTTAGTGATGCTGTTTTAGGATGATCTCATCCTGCTACGACTCATGGCTACCTGACAGCTCGCTGTGACAACACCTACCTTGCCTAAATTATTGTGCTCTACAGCAATTTCTCGGAAGAAGAAGTAAACGTAGTTCCCGTATTCTATGGCATGGAGGAAGTGTGGTTCtgtaagaaagagaaaggagaaggttACTTCACAGAATTAGACAATGGGCACACAACACTCACTATGCTGCGTGACTTGGTGGCTTCTCCACAGGTCCATACCAGCTACCGTGAGCTCCAGTCTTCTGGATATTTTAGGATGTCCAAATGCGGGTGCACTGGAGCTTAAATGAACTTGAAGTATTTAATATTGGCTAATGGACTGTGAAAAGACCTCACAGAAATTGCATTTCAGCTAAGGTATTTTGTTACTGAAGATTCATTCATTCATGTATTGaacaaaaattttgttttaattgtattaaactgcttttttattgcAATCGTACTATATCGAAAGCCACATATATGCTGACATTGTAGCATACGTATAAAGCACGCTGGCTGTGAATTACCTGACCCTCTGTGTCACTGAAATTACATTTGTCATGTGATGGGAAAATACTCCCCCAAATTACCTTTTATCCATTTGGAATCATACTTTATTGTTCTTAGGGCAGATCCATCCCCCATGCTGCGATAAATAACAGCATCACTTGCCAGGAAATCTGCTACTGTTGCTGAATACAATTTTCCATCTACAACGGAAGTTGAAAACGTGGTATTAAGAGGCCTTTAATAATCTACAGAATTCCGACTAGCCTGTATTTTTCACCGTTTCTTTACTGTCACTCTTCCCCAAATTGCCGTAACCTATTTATTAACAGCTCAGCTTCTAATCCTTTGGAGCCCCTCTAAAAAATTCAAGAGCAGGGGCACCATGACACCTTTAGCTTTCCTGTGCTTGCTTTAAAAGCTCTCTGGCTCCTTTGGCGTCATTAATCATTTAGACTCATTACAAGCAAAAGTTCTTACCAGCAAAGAGGGCGACATTGGTTTGTCTGGCATCAAATGGGCACCTTGCCAAACCACTAATTTCCTCCCCATCATACTCTAAGGTATTCagctagagaagaaaaatgggtGATAGCGTCATTTCTATTTTGTACACTAGCATAAAATCATAACATTGTCTTTCCACAAAACTTAATTCAGCACATTGGCttctgtctggttttatttcaccTTGAAGCACGCTCCCATCACACTAGATGTATTTGCTGTAGCATAATTAGAGTAAGCAACACCAGTAACGGATCAATGACATTTTCAATATTCTTACCCGATAGTATCTGCACATAGGGTTAAATGCATTTGTTCCACAGACAAACACCATCTCATCGTTTCTTGGAACAAAGACTTTAATGAAGTTATGGCATTCATCCTGAAAAGAGAGTAAGATGTATTAATCACAGACTTTAGGTATGCAATAAACATTAGTGTTGTTTTTCTAGAATGTATATGCTAAACTTACTTTATGTTTGCCTTTCATAGCACAGTTctctctgtcctgctgccttGACCTCCATGttaatttctgttaaatcaaaccagaaaaggacatttaatttcctttccacgaaaagttcttaaaaaattaaaaccctaAGAAAATACCTCTCCCTTGCCTGCAGCTCTATCTACTCACCTTGCTTGGAGTAACTTCTGATTTTGGAACTTCATTTAAGTTTACAGTGTAAACTTGGTCCCTGTTTGCAAAGAGTAAAAACACAAGTAAATTTGGGCCTTGTTTTTGATAAGCTAAATCTATTTTTAGAGTGCTTTGTTAGACCAGAAACTTTTATGAAATGCTCAtggattttctgtgtttaatacAGATCGGAGGAGGCTGGTCATAGGCAACGTGGggtggttttgatttttattggtGTGGTCCTTGGAGAGCACCCACAGTGTCCCGCTGTCCACTTAAGTATTTAAATGTGTTATCCTCACTTCCTACATCCCTGATGTGTCAGTCCAAGTTTAAAATGATCAGGAGAGGTTTTTACCAGGGCAGCAATATAAAAGAGCGAAAAGAGTATTTGATCATTGGCTTTAGCATAACTACAGTAACTGCAGCCTTCAAATCCAATTTTCATGCACTGGCCATAGATACAGTATATTTCTCTGGGAAGTCCTCCCCCAGTTCTAATTTTTATCATATTCCACAGATTTTTCCAAATGAATTTTACACataaatgcaaaaccagaagagaaaagaattttaatcTAATGAACTGAGTGAGGGAAAATTACCTGCCAGTGATATAAAGTGTGTCTCGAATTTTCAACATCAGTTGGAAGTCCAGTCTGTGCTGAGATTCATTGCCTGAAGGGCGTCCTCTAAATACTGGATATTGCCTTGAATCTGCAAGTAAAAATGGGCTACACCATCACTCAGGATTATAGAGCTAAAGAATCAATATATGGCATTGATTAGCTGTATATACTAGGTGTAGAAGGGTTTAAACTAAATTCCTTGAGTAATGTCTTgaatataaatgagaaaaagatggCTAATGTCAgcaaatgttctttttcctgaagttattgctgtatttctgattgctttttttaagaaaatgattAAGTGTTCTATTAAAGATACAAAGCCAGTAAACACATTTCAATTCGAAAGGAAACCGacttttttttgatttttattttattaacttcctaaggtaaaaaaccccaacaaaacccaacattAGAACTTCTCCCCTAGCGGTTAGCACCATTTGCAGATTTACTTACAGTGGTAGTCAACGACGTTAATAGGGTCCTCGTCTTCAGGGAAGCTGACAGCTCGGCACTGGGAGAGACTCATCAGCATCACggaggcacagagcagaggaagcCTCATGGCTGGTGGAAGGTCAGTACCACCTTTGTGGCTACACTGGTTAGCTACCTGGGAAAAGGAACGCGCCGGTGAGCTTTTGGCAGCGCATGCGACTTCCTACGGCAGGAGGGTTTTCCGTTTGTATTTGAGCACTGGCAGCAGTGGGCTAAACTGGTGCTTATGGAAGGCTCCTGGATGTACGTTGATGGGAAACTGCTGCGTGACATATCCCTACGCAAAGCTGCTCTGAAACATATTGATGTTTGCTAATTTTTAGCTGGATTTACAGGCATTTCCAAAGAAGCTGTCGACTGTCAGCCCATTTAATTCAGGGGAATCACAAACAGAACATGCAGGCTGCTGACCTGGCAAGAAAAATTGTCAAACTTGGGattagaattttaattaaactgcAATCTCTTTCCATCCTCTCTATCACGGATTGTCATCCAATAAAACCCTTTCCCCATAAAATACCTAAATCTGATCCACAAAAAGTCATGACACACACAAGCTGTCTGAACATCCATACCACgttttaaaattattgcttaTTTCTGGGATGTGCCATCACAACACTACCCTGACATGCTCACTGCAAAAGACCTGATGTCTAAGACCAGACACTGGACGTGTTGCCTGGTGCAGTGACATACACACACGTATAGTAAATGCAAAAATGCTGCCTCTGCACTGTGACAGTGCTTGTCACGTGCTTCGCAAGGGCGGCAAGAGACTCAAATGGGGGCACAATGCTGGACTGGGCTCCAAAGATGCCGCTTTCCCCCAATTCTGTTTGTTACTGCAGAAAGCTGGCAACTTCAGAGACTTTCATGGTGGGGTGTTTTTGTGTGTGCGCGTGCACGCGCGCTCTATAGGTTATACGGCACGTGTTATGATAGCACCACAACGTTATACAACAAAGCTTtgaagaggggaagggaaacaTAGCTTCTCCAATTAAACCGCAGGGATATTTTAGTGAGCAGAATGTAACTACTCAAGTTGCAATTTGGGTAGGATGCAAGAAAACGCTTCTCAAAGTGAAACGTGATCCTTAATGTGATCCTTAATGACCACAAGTGGTCCGGGCAGGGGTCAGATTTCTTGTTAGAAACCTGGCAAACATCGCACTATTCCCTCCTCCAACCTTCTGGAGGCATTCATTCAGGCCCGATTCGCAGGTCAGAGCTTTGAGTCACCAGCTCAATGCCTTGCAGTTGCTGAAATTGGTTATTAAACTCTTTgtctaaacaggaaaaaacagaagccCTGCCATTTTAATGTTGCAAGAATCGCTGCGAGAGGTACACCTTGCCAGTACAAAGTGCCAGGCTTGATCCAGCAAAGCACATAAGTATTAATcatttaataatttgaaaagcaattaaaaacccCCTTCATAACAACACTTAACCTTTCAGTAATGTTTACTGAGgatgaaaatactgtatttgttaATTGATAGCAGGGCTGGCTAGGGGCAGGGCTTGGTCCTTCCACGAGGCTGCCGAGCTCAGGCGGATCAGGCTGGGCTGCGAGCAGAGCAGCTCACAGGCTGCCAGCATTTGGCGACAGGGTGGTGTCTGAATGCCCGTCCATTACAGACTGAcctgaaaagaagcattttccaCCGTTAATGATATTTCTGTATCTCAGTCCACCAGTCCAGAACGAATGGGCTGTGCTCCTAGTCAAGATTGATGAGTGCAGTGGTTAATAAACACTAATGATTCCTGGCactttccctctgctcttccttGTCCTGACATGGCCCCTTCAGCTGAAGCATCTTGCGTTAAATTACTAATGAGCAAACTTAAAACAAACTGGAATTAATAAAGTTAGTCAAATTAGCTCTTTCTTGTGAAAGCACCATTAAGGCAAAGTCCTGCAGCACAGTGGCTCCCAGACACAATAACAAATCATTAATGG includes these proteins:
- the SEMA6D gene encoding semaphorin-6D isoform X8 codes for the protein MGRPAGTAGGGGGPAGGRRRQRQVANQCSHKGGTDLPPAMRLPLLCASVMLMSLSQCRAVSFPEDEDPINVVDYHYSRQYPVFRGRPSGNESQHRLDFQLMLKIRDTLYITGRDQVYTVNLNEVPKSEVTPSKKLTWRSRQQDRENCAMKGKHKDECHNFIKVFVPRNDEMVFVCGTNAFNPMCRYYRLNTLEYDGEEISGLARCPFDARQTNVALFADGKLYSATVADFLASDAVIYRSMGDGSALRTIKYDSKWIKEPHFLHAIEYGNYVYFFFREIAVEHNNLGKAVYSRVARICKNDMGGSQRVLEKHWTSFLKARLNCSVPGDSFFYFDVLQSITDIIEINGVPMVVGVFTTQLNSIPGSAVCAFSMDDIEKVFKGRFKEQKTPDSVWTAVPEDKVPKPRPGCCAKHGLAEAYKTSIDFPDETLSFIKSHPLMDSAVPSVIEEPWFTKTRVRYRLTAIAVDHAAGPYQNYTVIFVGSEAGVVLKILAKTRPFSLNDSVLLEEIEAYNHAKCNAESEEDRRVISLQLDRDHHALFVAFSSCVIRIPLSRCERHGSCKKACIASRDPYCGWLDHEVCGRVTPGMLFSLFVSYNHSTGGYVQDVEYGNTAQLGDCHGVRWEVQSGESNQMVHMNVLITCVFAAFVLGAFIAGVAVYCYRDLFVRKSRKIHKDAESAQSCTDSSGSFAKLNGLFDSPVKEYQQNIDSPKLYTNLLTSRKDLPPNGDTKSMMVDHRGQPPELAALPTPESTPVLQQKTLQAMKSQSDKAHSNLNASRKETPLKSPQFFPSSPPPHSPLSHGHIPSAIVLPNATHDYNTSFSNSNAHKADKKMQHIDHPLTKSSSKRDHRRSVDSRNTLNDFLKHLNETTSNPKAIMGEIQVAHQTLMLDPMGNMSEIPPKVPNREASLYSPPSTLPRNSPTKRVDVPTTPAVPMTSLERQRGYHKNSSQRHSISALPKNLNSPNGVLLSRQPSINRGGYMPPTAGTKMDYMQGTPVSVHLQPSLSRQSSYTSNGTLPRTGIKRTPSLKPDVPPKPSFVPQTTSVRPLNKYSY